A region from the Cannabis sativa cultivar Pink pepper isolate KNU-18-1 chromosome 9, ASM2916894v1, whole genome shotgun sequence genome encodes:
- the LOC133030834 gene encoding condensin-2 complex subunit H2 — protein sequence MSNGREESSGAGGSGAGGYHRVQAERDLVSNWEVNLAHKLEDYLLKICSGELPTEPEGHIAVNFAEAALLLQGSVQVYSRKVEYLYSLVLRALEFLSQKRQQEQSEGTSLQPQENEGAEGVGDEENDLFWGLDDIPVEAKTCLDAQHDNDSSSNHFVKPPANLVVIEGDCLDNTGDGELESYLLATSDLYRGFILLDPCDAVSVHEYLNGDKTGRGLNSAFKGSSRRKSFLSPTKCSGGASHKSSVRKGQNVNANRSPLVGCSFEPNNSNVVPDPPCPSMFNDGNDGFDMDDRYSEPRDFDDSEEDDDPWKPLNPHELGNLKVKPFRKVKVFKRNRVASTKIVSVSTLFPPARLQGTISPYLNNLWEMQCHARKRQRESESPPIYEKLRQSLINGGDQPFDDFSNSVDGNDENENHSEFPDFGVPDDDMPDNVFMDEDVLFNNDKHDGDDFGANKAFGHEDEDPHESLEDLCRSHLDALLASIAETEKQSELAARVTTWKQKIEHNLDEQDSHPEFDIHVYGQRILDKLSVEAEDRNVLSFAEVVEGQEKYDVARSFSALLQLVNNGDVELDRSGVNGGSVCHTAANPFHVRLLRQDKKREETQFRLSRKRVKSPKVKRRNGENENLRRKKSSVDTSKLQPNCKFSVQDGKINGLRCTPDRKKRRSRLVEPVDLHSAG from the exons ATGAGTAACGGAAGAGAAGAATCAAGTGGTGCTGGCGGTAGCGGCGCCGGAGGGTACCACAGGGTTCAGGCCGAGCGTGACCTAGTATCTAATTGGGAAGTCAATCTTGCCCATAAACTCGAAGATTATCTGTTGAAGATTTGCTCCGGCGAACTACCCACCGAGCCTGAGGGTCATATTGCTGTTAATTTCGCTGAAG CTGCTCTACTACTTCAAGGTTCAGTTCAGGTGTATAGTCGAAAAGTCGAATACCTATATTCCCTAGTTTTACGTGCTTTGGAGTTCCTTTCTCAGAAAAG ACAGCAAGAACAATCAGAGGGGACATCTCTCCAGCCTCAAGAAAATGAAGGTGCTGAGGGAGTTGGTGATGAAGAAAATGATTTGTTTTGGGGTTTAGATGACATCCCAG TTGAAGCAAAAACTTGCTTAGATGCTCAACATGACAATGATTCTTCTTCAAATCATTTTGTTAAGCCTCCAGCAAATTTAGTTGTAATCGAAGGTGATTGCTTGGATAATACTGGTGATGGGGAATTGGAATCATATCTG TTGGCCACTAGTGATCTTTACAGAGGCTTCATTCTATTAGATCCTTGTGATGCAGTGTCTGTGCATGAGTATTTGAATGGGGATAAAACTGGAAGGGGTCTTAATAGTGCTTTTAAGGGAAGTTCTCGACGCAAAAGCTTCCTTTCACCTACTAAGTGTTCTGGGGGAGCTTCACATAAGTCATCAGTTAGGAAGGGTCAGAATGTTAATGCCAATCGGTCTCCATTGGTTGGTTGCAGCTTTGAGCCTAATAACTCTAATGTTGTGCCTGATCCTCCTTGCCCCAGTATGTTTAATGATGGGAATGATGGTTTTGATATGGATGATAGATATTCAGAACCTCGGGACTTTGATGATtcagaagaagatgatgatccTTGGAAGCCTTTGAATCCCCATGAATTGGGCAACTTGAAAGTTAAACCTTTTAGAAAAG TTAAAGTTTTTAAAAGGAATCGGGTTGCTTCTACAAAGATTGTGTCAGTATCAACACTGTTTCCTCCTGCAAGATTGCAGGGTACTATTAGTCCATATCTTAATAATTTGTGGGAGATGCAATGTCATGCCCGCAAAAGACAAAGGGAGTCTGAGTCCCCTCCAATTTATGAAAag CTACGGCAATCTCTTATCAATGGGGGAGATCAACCTTTTGATGACTTTTCCAATTCTGTGGATGGCAATGATGAAAATGAAAACCACTCTGAATTTCCTGATTTTGGGGTACCTGATGATGACATGCCTGATAATGTATTTATGGATGAAGATGTACTTTTTAACAATGATAAG CATGATGGCGATGACTTTGGCGCTAATAAAGCTTTTGGACACGAAGATGAAGATCCTCATGAAAGTTTAGAAGATCTCTGTCGCTCACATCTG GATGCTCTCCTTGCTAGCATAGCTGAAACTGAGAAGCAGAGTGAACTGGCAGCAAGGGTCACAACATGGAAACAGAAAATCGAGCACAACCTCGATGAGCAA GACTCACATCCGGAATTTGATATTCATGTTTATGGTCAAAGAATTCTCGATAAACTATCTGTTGAAGCAGAGGATCGAAACGTTTTATCGTTTGCTGAAGTTGTAGAAGGTCAAGAAAAATATGATGTGGCTCGAAGCTTTTCTGCACTATTGCAATTG GTGAATAATGGGGATGTTGAGTTGGACAGGAGTGGGGTGAATGGTGGTTCTGTTTGCCACACAGCAGCAAACCCTTTTCATGTTCGACTCCTTAGGCAAGACAAGAAAAGAGAGGAAACCCAGTTTCGTTTGTCAAGAAAGAGAGTCAAGTCTCCAAAAGTAAAACGTAGGAACGGAGAAAACGAAAACCTTAGAAGAAAGAAATCTTCTGTTGATACTTCCAAATTACAACCAAATTGCAAATTTTCTGTGCAAGATGGTAAAATTAATGGTCTAAGGTGCACTCCTGACAGGAAGAAGAGAAGGTCTCGGTTAGTTGAGCCAGTTGATCTACATTCTGCAGGATGA